One Vitis vinifera cultivar Pinot Noir 40024 chromosome 8, ASM3070453v1 genomic window carries:
- the LOC100267540 gene encoding pectate lyase-like protein 3 precursor produces MLDVDHSRRKPTQTHPSASAMLRRTCIVLISLLSSLSALATPMQNLTLLGQHPDPEAVVQEVQRRVNVSVSRRQTLEVSQSDQSSSCVTGNPIDDCWRCDPNWEADRQRLADCAIGFGQYALGGKGGQIYVVTDSSDHDAVTPRPGTLRYAVIQSDPLWIVFATNMLIKLSQELIFNSYKTLDGRGANVHIVGGGCITLQYISNVIIHNIHIHHCVQSGEANVRSSPTHYGWRTLSDGDGISIFGSRDIWIDHCSLSHCKDGLIDAVMGSTGITISNNFFSHHDEVMLLGHSDSYVPDSGMQVTIAFNHFGEQLVQRMPRCRRGYIHVVNNDFTRWEMYAIGGSGSPTINSQGNRYTAPSNRNAKEVTKRVDTDEKKWRDWNWRSEGDILVNGAFFIASGETVEVLYEKAYSVEPKSAALIDQLTTNAGVLGGSGNNLGTWRTERSGGGYGFGDDYSENMLSGSPSSFALSSTLLPPLFLLSSFLLLYL; encoded by the exons ATGTTAGATGTAGATCATTCTCGGAGAAAACCAACCCAGACTCATCCTTCTGCATCAGCCATGCTTCGCAGGACCTGCATTGTCCTAATCTCTCTTCTAAGCTCACTTTCTGCACTTGCTACGCCAATGCAGAACCTCACCCTCCTCGGTCAACATCCAGACCCCGAAGCTGTTGTCCAAGAAGTTCAAAG AAGAGTAAATGTGTCGGTGTCAAGAAGACAAACACTAGAAGTGTCCCAAAGCGACCAGTCCTCCTCATGCGTCACGGGAAACCCCATAGACGACTGCTGGAGGTGCGACCCCAACTGGGAAGCCGACCGCCAACGCCTCGCCGACTGCGCCATTGGATTCGGCCAGTACGCCCTCGGCGGCAAAGGCGGTCAGATCTACGTCGTCACCGACTCCTCCGACCACGACGCCGTCACCCCTCGCCCCGGCACACTCCGCTACGCCGTCATCCAGTCCGACCCTCTCTGGATCGTCTTTGCCACCAACATGCTCATCAAACTCTCCCAGGAGCTCATCTTCAACAGCTACAAAACCCTAGACGGCCGTGGCGCCAACGTCCACATCGTCGGAGGCGGTTGCATCACTCTCCAGTACATCAGTAACGTCATCATCCACAACATCCACATCCACCATTGCGTGCAGTCGGGCGAGGCTAACGTGCGGTCGAGCCCCACACACTACGGGTGGCGCACACTGTCGGACGGTGATGGAATATCGATATTCGGATCACGAGACATATGGATCGACCACTGTTCGTTGTCCCATTGTAAAGACGGTTTGATCGATGCAGTGATGGGTTCCACAGGCATAACAATATCCAACAACTTTTTCTCGCATCACGATGAGGTGATGCTGTTAGGTCACAGCGATTCGTATGTGCCCGATTCAGGGATGCAGGTCACTATAGCATTTAATCACTTTGGTGAGCAGCTGGTGCAGCGGATGCCTAGGTGCAGACGCGGCTATATACACGTGGTCAACAATGATTTTACTCGTTGGGAGATGTATGCTATTGGGGGTAGCGGTAGCCCCACCATCAACAGCCAGGGGAATCGCTATACCGCGCCTTCCAATCGCAACGCCAAGGAG GTGACGAAGCGCGTGGATACGGATGAGAAGAAGTGGAGGGACTGGAATTGGAGGAGCGAGGGGGACATATTGGTGAACGGAGCCTTCTTCATTGCATCAGGTGAAACCGTTGAGGTTCTCTACGAAAAAGCCTACAGCGTGGAGCCCAAATCTGCTGCCCTCATTGATCAACTTACCACTAACGCCGGTGTCCTCGGTGGCAG CGGCAACAACCTTGGAACGTGGAGGACAGAACGAAGTGGTGGGGGATATGGTTTTGGTGATGACTACTCCGAGAATATGTTGAGCGGCTCACCATCCTCCTTTGCCCTTTCTTCCACTCTCCTTCCTCCTTTATTTCTCTTATCTTCCTTTCTACTCTTGTACCTCTAA
- the LOC100262377 gene encoding transcription factor MYB27 — protein sequence MQGENLRKGSWLEEEDERLTAFVGLLGERRWDSIARASGLKRSGKSCRLRWLNYLRPDLKRCQISAEEEQIILQLHKRWGNKWSWIARSLPGRTDNEIKNYWRTHLRKRTEIEEQDSFQSEIDNAKQDFLIQSNASTQKSNYEDCGSVEDVLGATDDSFDALALSNFAFTSSPYENRFSDWMSGLSSDLNEMKYHGEWNSLDSSFGYPAGIFEDRDTSVWDGSGSLWVMD from the exons ATGCAAGGGGAAAATTTGCGTAAAGGGTCTTGGCTTGAAGAGGAAGATGAGCGACTGACTGCCTTTGTTGGACTGTTGGGGGAACGGCGCTGGGACTCTATTGCAAGAGCATCAG GTCTAAAAAGGAGCGGTAAGAGTTGCAGGTTGCGGTGGTTGAACTATCTTCGCCCTGACCTTAAACGTTGTCAGATAAGCGCTGAAGAAGAGCAAATCATCCTTCAACTTCACAAACGATGGGGTAACAA GTGGTCGTGGATTGCAAGAAGCTTGCCAGGAAGAACCGATAATGAGATAAAGAATTACTGGAGAACTCATTTGAGGAAGAGGACAGAAATTGAAGAACAAG ATAGCTTTCAAAGTGAAATAGACAATGCCAAACAAGATTTCTTGATTCAAAGCAATGCAAGCACACAGAAAAGTAACTATGAAGACTGTGGATCTGTTGAGGATGTTTTGGGAGCCACAGATGATTCCTTTGATGCTCTTGCATTGTCAAACTTTGCTTTCACAAGTTCTCCCTATGAAAACAGATTTTCAGATTGGATGTCAGGGCTGTCCAGTGAtttgaatgaaatgaaatatcatGGGGAATGGAATAGTTTAGACTCTTCCTTCGGTTATCCGGCAGGGATCTTTGAGGATCGTGATACTAGTGTTTGGGATGGTTCAGGCTCTCTTTGGGTCATGGACTAA